In Miscanthus floridulus cultivar M001 chromosome 5, ASM1932011v1, whole genome shotgun sequence, one genomic interval encodes:
- the LOC136452966 gene encoding VQ motif-containing protein 4-like, with amino-acid sequence MEVSTKQLLPMPHQQDPNSPSSSTSSSSSSSTSPSHPHHRALPHNLPQSPRPIPRTIDTTPFPTTFVQADTTSFKQVVQMLTGAEQPTKNDATTTGAAAANSGSAGTGGGQAASGGPCRPKKPSFKLYERRSSLKNLKMIAPLAMGPPPSPRTRATPEILSPSVLDFPSLRLSSPVTPLTGDPFNRSPASTSSSSEEAERAAIAERGFFLHPSPRGGAEPPRLLPLFPVTSPRMAAPSE; translated from the coding sequence ATGGAGGTTTCCACCAAGCAACTCCTCCCCATGCCTCATCAGCAGGACCCCAACTCCCCTTCCTCTTCCAcctcttcgtcgtcgtcgtcgtccacctCCCCATCTCACCCCCACCACCGTGCGCTGCCCCACAACCTCCCGCAGTCCCCCAGGCCCATCCCGCGCACCATCGACACCACTCCGTTCCCCACCACCTTCGTCCAGGCCGACACCACCTCGTTCAAGCAGGTCGTCCAGATGCTCACCGGCGCCGAGCAGCCCACCAAGAACGACGCGACGACGACAGGGGCAGCTGCTGCCAACAGCGGCAGCGCCGGGACCGGCGGAGGCCAAGCGGCTAGCGGCGGGCCGTGCCGGCCCAAGAAGCCGTCTTTCAAGCTGTACGAGCGGCGGAGCAGCCTGAAGAACCTGAAGATGATCGCGCCGCTGGCGATgggcccgccgccgtcgccgcggacGAGGGCCACGCCGGAGATCCTGTCGCCGAGCGTCCTGGACTTCCCGTCCCTGAGGCTCAGCAGCCCGGTGACGCCGCTCACCGGCGACCCCTTCAATCGCTCGCCGGCGTCGACGTCGTCGTCCTCCGAGGAGGCCGAGCGCGCCGCCATCGCCGAGAGGGGCTTCTTCCTCCACCCGTCCCCGAGGGGCGGCGCCGAGCCCCCGCGCCTGCTCCCGCTCTTCCCCGTCACCTCGCCCCGGATGGCGGCGCCGTCCGAGTGA